The Streptomyces bacillaris sequence CGGCATCACCGTCACCGGTCTGATCGTCGGCTTCCTCGCGGAGCCGTCCGTCTCCGCCCTGCTGCGCCCGGTGCTCGAGGGCATCGGCCTGCCCGCCGGAGCGGTCTCGGCCGTCTCCGTGACCCTCTCCTTCGTCCTGGCGACGGTCATCCAGATGGTCCTGGGCGAACTCGCGCCCAAGAACCTCGCCCTCGCCGTGCCCGAGCGGCTGGCGAAGTCCCTGGCCACCTCCACCCTGATCTATCTGCGGATCGTCGGCCCCGTCATCCACATCTTCGACAGCGCGGCCAACCGGCTGCTGCGCCGCATCGGCATCGAACCCGTGGAGGAGCTGCACCACGGCGCCACCCTGGAGGAGCTGGGCCATCTGATCGGTGAGTCCCACGAGCAGGGCGAGCTGCCCGCCGCGACGGCCGAACTCGTCGACCACGCGCTGGACTTCTCCGAACGCAACCTGGGCGAGGTCATGGTGGTGCGCGCCGACGTCACCTTCGTACGCCGGGACGCCATGGCCCTGGAGGCCGTCGAGCTGATCGCCCGGCACGGCCACTCGAACTACCCGGTGCTCGGTGACCACCCCGACGACCCCGCGGGCGTGCTGGGCGTACGGGAGCTGATGGGGCTGCCCGCCGCCGACCTCGGCCGCACCACGGCCGGGGAGCTGGCCCGCCGCCCGCTGCTGCTGCCCGAGATCATGAAGCTCCCGGCGGCGGTCGCGGAGATGCGGGAGCGGGACGACGAGTTCGCCGTCGTCCTGGACGAGCACGGCGGTCTCGCGGGCATCGTCACGTACGAGGACATCGCGGAGGAGCTGGTCGGAGAGATCTCCGACGAGTCCGACACGGTCGCCGAACTCGCGGTCGCGGACGGCTCCGGCTGGATCGTGGACGCGGGGAGCCGCCTGGACGAGATCGAGGAGGCCACCGGCATCGTGCTGCCCGAGGAGGGCGACTACGACACCCTCGCCGGGCTGATCATCGACCGGCTCGGCCGCTTCCCCACCGTCGGGGACCGCCTCACCGTCGCGGACGTACGGATCGAGGTCCGCACGCTCGACCGGCATGTGGCCGAATACGTCCGTATCGAGCACACGGAACCCGCCCAGCAGGCACACCAGGCGGACCAGGCACAGCCCGCAGAGCAGGCGCAGCGCGCGGAACAGACGCAGCGCACGGAACACGGCGAACAGGAGCCGCAGGCATGAGCTTCCCCATGGCGCTCTTCGTCACCGTCCTGCTGCTCATCGGCAGCGGCTTCTTCGTCGCCGCCGAATTCGCCCTGGTCGCCTCCAAGCGCCACCGCATGGAACAGGCCGCCCTGGCCGGTCAGCGCGGCGCCAAGGCGGCCCTCGCCGGGATGCGCGAGCTGTCCCTGATGCTCGCCGGTGCCCAGCTCGGTATCACCGTCTGCACCCTGGGCCTCGGTTCCCTCTCCAAGCCCGCCATCTCGCACGAACTGGACCCGCTCCTGCAGCGGCTCGGACTGCCGACCGCGCTCAGCTACGGCATCGCCTTCGCGCTCGCCATGATCATCGTGGTGTTCCTGCACATGGTGGTCGGTGAGATGGCGCCCAAGTCCTGGGCCATCGCCCATCCGGAGCGCTCCGCGATGCTCCTGAGCCCGGCGTTCCGCGCCGTGGTCAAGGTCGTACGCCCGCTGATCCGGGTCCTGAACACGGTCAGCAACGCCCTGGTACGGCTCTGCCGGGTGACCCCGCGCGACGAGCTGACCTCGGTCCACAACCGCGACCAGCTCACCCACCTGATCGAGGAGTCCGAGCGCCTCGGGCTGATCAGCAAGGGCGACTCGGGGCTGGTGACCCGGTCGCTGACCGAGCCGCAGACCCCGGTGGCCGAATTCCAGATTCCCGCCGAGCGGATCGTGACCGTACCGGCGGGCGCGGATCTCGACCGGATCCTGGCCGTCGCCACGTCCGCCGACCGCACCCGCCTGCTCGTACGGGACGGGGAGCGCGTCCTCGGAACGGTGCACGCCCGCGACGCCCTGGTGGCGCGCGCCGGCGGCCGGAGCGTCACCGCACGCGCCCTGGCCCGGCCCGTGCCGGAACTGGCGCCGGACGAGACGGCCGCCCACGCCGTGGAGCGGCTCCGCGAGCGGCACGCGACGCTCGCCGTCGTACGGGACGGGGAGGGCCGGCTCTCCGGGCTGGTCAGCCTGGACGATCTCCTCGCCCGGCTGCTCCACCCCCCGACGACCGCCTAGGGCGGGATCGGGTCAGGCGGTGGTGTCCCGCTCGGTCGTCTCCCCGCGGATCACGCGGGGGGACGGCTGGGAGGGGCCGCCGTCCTCCTCCTTGAGCGCCTGCTTCTCGCTCTTGAGGATGCGCGCGGCCTTTCCGGCCGACCGCACGAGGTCGGGCAGCCTCTTCACGGCCAGCACCGCCACGATCACCAGGAGAAGGATGGTGAGTTCGCCGATCCCGAACATGATTGCCGCTTTCTCTGGGGAGGAACCGGCCCGGAGGCCGTCCGGCCCCTGACGGACCGGCAGAGTCGAACCTGAACCGAACCTAGCTGAATCTACAGGCCTGTAGAGTATCCGCTCACGGGTTCTGTGATCAGGCTCCCCGTACAACCGCCTTTCAGGCCAGCCGTGTTCGGCGGGCCTCGGACGACCGGGGAAGCACGATGACGGACCGTACGGCGCGGACGCCGCGCCGCCGGCAGGCGGTGGCCGGACGCTGCCGGGAGATCACCGAGGCCCGCTGGTTCGCCGTCCTCGTCTTCGCCCTCATCCTCGCCAACGCGGCGGTCCTCGGCATCGAGACCTACAGCGGCCTCAGCGACTGCTGGCAACAGGGCTTACGCACCACGGAGTACGCCTTCCTCGCCGCGTTCACCGTGGAGATCCTGCTGCGCGCCGGAGCCCACGCCGACCGCCCGAAGGACTTCTTCCGCGACCCGTGGAACCTCTTCGACCTCGTCGTGGTCCTCTCCGCGTTCCTGCCGGTCATCCGCGAGAACGGCACCGTGCTCCGGCTGCTGCGCCTCGCCCGCGTCCTGCGCGCCGCCCGCTTCCTGCCGCAGCTGCGGATCATCCTGGTCGCCGTCGGCCGGAGCCTGCCGGGCACCGCCAGCTTCCTGCTCGTCGGGGGCCTGCTGCTCTACCTGTACGCCATGGTCGGCTGGATCTGCTTCTCGGCCGAGGATCCGGAACACTTCGGCTCGCTCGGCCGTGCGGTCCTGACCCTCTTCCTGCTGATGACCCTGGACGGTCTCGGTGACGCCGTGCGCGCGGGCCTGGAGATCTCCCGGTGGAGCATCCTCTACTACGCCTCGTACGTCCTGCTCGCCTCGTTCGTCCTGGTGAACGTGTTGATCGGGGTCGTGATCACCTCCCTGGACGAGGCCCGCTCCATGGAGGCGGACGAGGACGAGGACGCTGCCCGGCCCGCGGAGTCCCCGGCCGCCGGGGCGCAGCCCCCGTACACCGGCGATCCCGTCCTGCTCCGCGCCCGCGTGGCGGCGGCCCGCCGCGCCCTGGACGACCTCGAACGGGCCCTGGCCGACGCTTCACCGGGGACCGGGCCCCCGGACCCGCTGCCCGGTCGGCCCCCGGGCGGCAGCCGCACGGTGGCGTCGTCCGGAGGGTGACCCGCCCCGATGCGGATCGCGGACGGGAGGACGTCACCGAACCGCTCTCCCGAGCCCGGGCCGGAGCCGGCGGGCGGGCGCGCGCCCGGGCTTCGGGGCGGGGACGACGCGGAACGCGGTGTTGAGGACGTGGTCGATCACATCGCGCGAGGGCTTGTCCGTGAGGTCGGTGAGGAGGCGGGCCAGGGTGTTGAGGAGGAACGGGGAGTTCATGACGTACCGGTTGAGCACCGGCTGGAACCCCGAGCGGCTGAAGATGACGTCGGCGGCCGCGTTGCCCAGGCGGTAGTGGCGGCCCCAGCGGTGGTGCATCTCCACCGGGTAGCCGCGCAGCACCTGTTCGCGGCGCGGGCCCTCCGGGTGGGCCAGGGCGAGCGCGGCGGTCTCGGCGGCGACCTCACCGGCCTCCAGGGCCTGGGCGATGCCCTCGCCGTTCCAGGGGCTGACCATGCCGCCGGAGTCCCCGACCAGCAGGAGCCCGCGGGCGTACAGCGGGTGGCGGTTGAAGCCGAGGGGCAGGGCGGCGCTGCGGACCGGGCCCTGCGCGTTCTCCTCGCGCAGCCCCCACTCCTCGGGGGTCCGGGCCAGCCACTGATCGAGGGTGGCCCGCAGGTCCGCCTTGCCGTGCCGGCGGTGGGGGAGCGCGCCGAGCCCGACGTTGACCCGTCCGTCGGCCATCGGGAAGATCCAGCCGTAACCGGGGAGGTAGGGGCCGTGGTCGGGGAAGCGCAGATCGGCCCAGAGCTCCAGATACTCCTCCTGGGAGCGTTCCGGGCTCCGGTAGTAGCGGCGGGCCGCGGTGGCGATCTGCCGCCGGGGGTCCCGTTCGAGACCCAGCGCCAGGGCGAGCCGGGCGGAGGCCCCGTCGGCGGCGATGACGACCGGGGCGCGGAAGTCGACGGGCGTACGGGCAGGGGTTTTCGCGCCGGTTCCGATCTGCGTGCGGGGACCTGACGGGCCGGGGGCGTCCGGTGAGCCCGGGGCGTCCGGCGATCCTGGGACGTCCGGTGAGTCCGACCGGGCGGTGACCCCGGTGACCCGGCCCGCCCGGTCCGTCAGCGGTGCCTCCGCCTTCCAGCCGCTGAAGAGCCGGGCCCCGGCCGCCACCGCGTGGCGCGCCAGGATGTCGTCGAAGTCGTGGCGGCTGCGGGAGAGCCCGAAGTCCGGGTAGCGGCCGAGCGCGGGCCAGTCGATGTGCACCCGGTGCTCCCCGGCCACCCAGCGCATCCCGCGCGAACGGACCCAGCCCGGCGCGGAGATGTCGACGCCCATCCGGATGAGCCGGTGCACCGCGCGCGGGGTGAGGCCGTCGCCGCACACCTTCTCGCGGGGGAAGCGGGCCTTCTCCAGCAGGATCACGTCCACGCCCGCGCGCGCCAGGTGGTACGCGGCCGACGAGCCGGCCGGGCCCGCCCCCACCACGATGACCTGGGCGTCCTCACCCGCTCTCCCGACCGGCTCACCCGCGTGCCCGCCCGCCGCTGCCGGTTCTGCTGCCGGTTCCGGTTCCGGTTCCGGTGACAACTCCCGCATCACAACCCCTCCCACGGACGGCCGATGCTGTGCCGGGGTGCCGACCCCGGGCAACATCATCATCGGCCAGGAGGGGCCGCGGCGGAACCAGGCCTCGCCCCGTCGTACCCCCTGCTCAGTCCCCGTCGCCCCGTGCCGCCGCCAGGGCGACCTGGTGCAGGGTGCGTCCCGTACGGGCGGAGCGGGCGTGGTACGGGTCCGGTGAGCCGGGCCTGCCCCGTACGGCGAGCCGGTCGGCGGCCTTGATCAGCAGCCACGCCTCCCGGCCGCCGCTCTCCGGCTCGTCGCCCACCCGGAAGCGGGTGAGCGCGAACTCGCCGTGCAGCTTGGAGCCGTGGAGCCAGAACGTGGCATGGCCGAGGGCCAGCGACTCCGCGAAGGGGACGGCCCCGCCCTGCTGGTCGTGGCCGAGCGGCTCGTAGGTGCCCTGGTCCCAGACGATCATCGTGCCGCTGCCCGACTCGCCCTGGGGGATGACCCCCTCGAACTCGCGGTACTCCAGCGGGTGGTCCTCCGTCTCCACGGCGAGCCGCCGGTCGCTCGGGTTCTCCGACGGGCCGCGGGGTACCGCCCAGGACTTGAGTACGCCGTCGACCTCCAGGCGGAAGTCGAAGTGCATGCGCCGCGCGTCATGGATCTGCACGACGAAACAGGGGCGCGGTGCGCCGTCGGGCCGGGGCCCGGGTACGCCGTCGTTCCGCATGCCGTGCTCCCTCCGCCCGCACCGTCGGTCCCGCCGGGCTGTCCGGTGCAGCTCAGCCGTGCGACCGGGCCGGTATCTCCACTCTGCCGCCGCCCGGAGGGAAGCGCACGGCGGGCCCGCCCGCCTTCAGGCGCATATGCCCATGACATGGTCCGTTCGCTTTCCGGTCCGGACCAGGTTATTGACGGTTCCTGTGGCACTCCCTTAAATCAAGAAGTGAAATATGCGCCCGAGGTGTTCGCCCCAATCGTTCACCTCTCGGCGTCAAGCTGTCATGCGCATGACTTTCTGTTCGTTTCCCCCACGCCCCCACGTCCCTCTCCCACACGTCCCCCCACTCCCCCCACGGAGCGATGTGATGACCGTGCACCGTCCGCACCACCCTGCCCGCACGCACTCCCGGCGCCGCCGCACCGCGCTCTACGCGGCCTCCCTGCTCTGCTGCTCCGCCCTCCTCGCCACCCTGCCCGGCGGCGCCTCCGCCGCGCCCGTCCCCGCTCCGGCTCCCGGCCCGGCGGCCGTGGTCTTCGCCGACGATTTCGACGGCCCGGCCGGCTCGGCGGTCGACGGCTCCAAGTGGCAGCTGGAGACCGGCGACAACGTCAACAACCACGAGCGGCAGTACTACACCGGGGGCAACAGCAACGCCGCCCTCGACGGCCAGGGCAACCTGGTGATCACCGCCCGCAAGGAGAACCCCGGCAACTACCAGTGCTGGTACGGCACCTGCGAGTACACCTCGGCCCGGCTCAACACGGCGGGCAAGTTCTCCGCGGCCTACGGGCACGTCGAGGCCCGCATCAAGGTCCCGCGCGGCCAGGGCATGTGGCCCGCGTTCTGGATGCTGGGCGACGACTTCGGCAACGTCGGCTGGCCGCAGAGCGGCGAGATCGACATCATGGAGAACGTCGGCTTCGAACCCGGCACCGTCCACGGCACCCTGCACGGCCCCGGCTACTCGGGTGCCGAGGGCATCGGTGCCGGGTACACCCTGCCCGACGGTGCCGCGTTCGCCGACGACTTCCACACCTTCGCCGTCGACTGGGCGCCCGACTCCATCACCTGGTCCGTCGACGGCAACGTCTTCCAGCGGCGCACCCCCGCCGACCTGGGCGGCAAGGAGTGGGTGTTCAACAAGCCCTTCTTCCTCATCCTCAACCTCGCGGTCGGCGGCTTCTGGCCCGGCGACCCCGACGGTTCCACCCCCTTCCCGTCGCAACTCGTCATCGACTACGTCCGCGTGACGACGAACGACTGACGCCCGCCCGTCCGACCGACACCCGTCCCGGGCGGCCCTGAACGGTGGACGGCGGCAGAGGTGCTCCTGTCGCCGCCCACCCATTCCCGGGCAGAAGCCCCCGGCAGAGGAAGCGGAATAGCATGATCCTCATGGAACAGCGCACACTCGGCAGGACCGGCCGTGACGTCTCGGTCGTCGGACAGGGCACCTGGCAGCTCGGCGGTGACTGGGGAGAGGTCGGGGAGAGCGACGCCTTCGACGTCCTGGACGCGGCCGTCGACTCCGGCGTCACCTTCTTCGACACCGCGGACGTGTACGGGGACGGGCGCAGCGAACAGCTCATCGGCCGCTACCTCAAGAACCGCCCGGACGCGGACGTCCTCGTCGCCACCAAGATGGGCCGCCGCGCCGACCAGGTGCCGGAGAGCTACGTCCTGGACAACTTCCGTACCTGGAACGACCGTTCCCGCGCCAACCTCGGCGTCGACACGCTCGACCTCGTACAACTGCACTGCCCGCCCAGCAGCGTCTACTCCTCCGACGCCGTCTACGACGCCCTGGACACGCTCGTCGACGAGCAGCGGATCGCCGCCTACGCGGTGAGCGTGGAGACCTGCGCCGAGGCGCTGACCGCCATCGCCCGCCCCGGCGTCGCGAGCGTGCAGATCATCCTCAACCCGTTCCGCCTCAAGCCCCTGGACGAGGTCCTTCCGGCGGCCGTCGCGGCGGGCGTCGGCATCATCGCCCGCGTCCCGCTCGCCTCCGGGCTGCTCTCCGGGAAGTACACGAAGGACACGGTCTTCGGCCCCGACGACCACCGTACGTACAACCGCCACGGCGAGGCGTTCGACCGGGGCGAGACGTTCTCCGGCATCGACTACGCGACCGGCGTCGCCGCCGCGGCCGAGTTCGCCGCACTGGCCCCCGAGGGCGCCACCCCCGCGCAGACCGCGCTGCGCTGGATCATCCAGCAGCCCGGCGTCACCAGCGTGATCCCCGGCGCCCGCTCGGTGGAACAGGCCCGCGCCAACGCGGCGGCCGCCGCCCTGCCGCCGCTGACGCAGTCCACGCTGGACGCCGTACGGGAGCTGTACGACCGGTCGATCCGCCCGGAGGTCCATGACCGCTGGTGACCCGGGGCGGCGGCCGGGGCTCCCGAGGAGGGCGGGCGGGACTCAGTCGTCCCGCTCGTCGTCCTCCTGCTCGTGGGAGTCCGGCTGCCCGTGGTCCTGCTGCGGCTGCTGGCCGCCGTCCTGGTTGTCCCCGCTGTCCTGGCCGCCCTGTCCGTCCTGGACGCCCTGGGAGGCCGGGCCGGAGGGAGTGGGGGCGGGGGTGTCGGCGGAGCTGGAGTCCGGCGAGAACAGGATCATCCCCAGATAGACCGCCGCCAGGAACGTCGCCGTACCCGCGATGGCGCTCGCCACCCTCGGCCGCCGCCGGATCGCCTCCCGCGTGGAGCGGCGGCGGGCCGGGGCCGACCGGGACGCGGCGCTGCGCCTGCGCCCCGTGGGCTGCGGCAGCCGGTAGGTCGAGGGGCCCACGGGGGCGGGCGGCGCGGCCGCCGGGGACACGGGGGCCGGGGCGGCGGAACGGGTGGGGGAGGGGGCCCGGCGGGAGGCGGGCTTCGGCGCCGGAAGGGGCTCCGCGCGGCCGCGCCACGCGTCGGTACGGAACCAGTCGGAGACCTGCTGCGCGGTGGGCCGCTCCTCGGGCTTCTTGGCCAGCAGACCGAGCAGATACGCGTCGAAGGCGGCCGAGATGTCCACCCCGCGCTGCCGCAGCGGGACCGGCGGGGTGTCGACGTGCTGATACAGCGTGGCAGTCGCGGTGTCGGACGTGAACGGCGGCTTTCCGAGCAGCAGTTGGTAGATGACACAGCCCAGGGAGTACATGTCGGACGCGGAGTCCGCCGTACGGCCCAGGGCCCGTTCGGGCGCCAGGTAGAGGCTGGTGCCCACGATGTGACCGGCCGTCGTCAGCGCGGTCGAGGGGTCGTCGACGAACTGGGCGATCCCGAAGTCACCGATCTTCACCGAACCGTCCGCGTCCAGCATCAGGTTGCCCGGCTTGATGTCCCGGTGGACGATGCCCTGCCGGTGCGCGGCGGCGAGCCCGGCCGCCGCCTCGCCCGCGATCCGCGCGACCTGCTCGGGGTGGACCCGCTCCTGGGCGGCCAGCAGATCACCGAGGCTCTGCCCCTCGACCAGCTCCATCACCAGGAAGAACCGGTCCTCCCAGGCCCCGAAGTCGAAGACGGCCACCAGGTGAGGGTGGCTCAGCCGGGCGGCGGTCTGGGCCTCCAGCCGGAACCGGGCGGTCGCCGACGCGTCGGCCTGGTCCCCCAGCAGCAGCTTCACGGCCACGGCACGGCCCAGCACCTCGTCCGCCGCGCGCCAGACCTCGCCCATGCCGCCCCGGCCGATGGGGGATATCAACCGGTACCGACCAGCTACCAGCACCTGTTCACCTAACTCGAATCGTGGCCCGCTCCGACTGCCGGCCCACCGCGCGGCGACCTGCCCCCGAGGGGCCCTGCACGGCGGAGTGAACGACATGATCAGGATATCGGTCCGCGGGGCCGCCGATGTCCCGACGGCCCCGCGCCGGACGACTGCTGACGCCCCGGCACGTTCAGGTCCGCGCGCCCGGTCCGGCGGGTCGGCCCGCCTCCTCCGCCCCGCCCAGCAGCCAGCCGTACGCGGCCTCCGCCGTGAAGGCCGACTGCCCCTGGGCGAACAGCAGATCCGCGGTCGCGAACGCCGGGTCGGAGGCGGTCGCGGGCACATACGGGACGGCGATGCACCGCATCCCCGCCGCACGCGCGGCGGCGGCCCCCGGCGGCGCGTCCTCCAGTACCACGCAGTCGCCCGGCTCCGCCCCCAGCCGCCGGGCCGCCTCCAGGAACACGTCGGGCTCCGGCTTCCCGTGCGCGACCTCCTCGGCGGAGACGTACAGCGGGATGTACGCGTCGAGCCCCGTGACCGCGAGCACCGCCCCGATCGCGGCCCGGGAGGAGCCGGAGGCGACCGCCATCGGCACCCTGGCGGCGTGCAGCCGCTCCACGAAGACCCGCATCTGCCCGAACACCTCGGTGGAGGCCCCGGCCAGCTCCAGATAGAGCGCGTTCTTCCCGGCGAGCAGTTCGTCCACCGGGGCGTCGATCCCGTACTCGGAACGCAGGGTCTCCAGCGTTTGACGGGTGCCGATCCCGATGAACCGGGTGTGGTCCTCCCAGCCGAAGCCGGTCACCCCGTACCGGGCGAGCAGCCGCCGCCCGGCCTCGTAATAGTTCGGCTCGCTGTCCACCAGCGTTCCGTCGAGGTCGAAGATCACCTGGGGTCCGGGGCGTGACGTCATGGCCCCAGCATGCCGCAAGGGGTGGATCGGGCCGTGACCAGCGGTGGTCGGCCCCGCGACGGCTGCCTCAGCTCTGGCCGCCCGCCGCCCGTCCCACGGATTCGACCAGCGGCAGGACCCGGTGCGCCACCCGCTCGCGCAGCGCCACGTCCGTCCGGGTCCGGACAACGCCCGGCAGCTGGATCAGCCGCTGGATGACGTCCTCCAGGTGCCCGTTGTCCCGGGCCACGACCCGCGTCAGCAGATCCCCGCCGCCGGTGGTCGAGAAGGCCTCGATGATCTCGGGAACGGCCGCCAGCGCGTCCCCGACCTCCACCAGGTGCCCCTGGGTGACCTCCAGGTGGACGAAGGCGAGGACGGGATGGCCGAGGGCGGCGGGGGAGAGGGTCGGCCCGGTACCGGTGATGACCCCGTCCCGCTCCAGCCGGTCCAGCCGGGCCTGCAGCGTGCCCCGGGCCACCCCGAGGATGCGGGCGTACTCCCGCACGCTGGTGCGCGGCTGCTCGATGAGCAGGCGCAGGATCCGGGTGTCGAGCGCGTCCACGGCCATGGTCCGTCGGCCTCCTTCCGGTCCGGACGATACGGCTCCGACTGTACCGATGGCCCACTCGAAGGCCGGTGGGCGCGACTGTCCGGCCGCTCGATCGTTCGACCGTCGAACGCGTACGGCTATGCTGCCGAGCCGGTGGAGCCGTGCGCCGGGACGGGGGAACGTCCGGGCGCGGCCGGTGAGAAGTGAGGGTCCAGCCCAGATGCCCACGTTCGTCCCCGTACTGCTGCCCGCCCTGAGCGCGGTCCTGATGGCCGTCGCCGGGATCCGTGACCAGACGGCACGGAAACGCGGTACACCACCGCCGGCAGGAGAGCGCGGCCTTCTCCCGCTGGGATGGGCAGCCACGGGGGTGACGGTCCTCGCCGCGCTGGCCGGCTCGGTCGCCGGTGGCCTGGCCGAGGAGAACCTCCGCCCGGTCCTCCTGCTCATCAACGCGGCATGGGGAATGCTCGCCCTGGTGGCGCTCACGCGGCTGCTCCGCCGGACGCTCCGGACGGCCGAGGCCCTGGCGCTCGCTGTTCCCGTCGCCGTCTCCGCCTTCCTCGTCATGGGCGCGGTCCGCTAGGGCCTGTCGTCAAACTGCCGCCTGCCGTG is a genomic window containing:
- a CDS encoding serine/threonine-protein kinase, producing the protein MGEVWRAADEVLGRAVAVKLLLGDQADASATARFRLEAQTAARLSHPHLVAVFDFGAWEDRFFLVMELVEGQSLGDLLAAQERVHPEQVARIAGEAAAGLAAAHRQGIVHRDIKPGNLMLDADGSVKIGDFGIAQFVDDPSTALTTAGHIVGTSLYLAPERALGRTADSASDMYSLGCVIYQLLLGKPPFTSDTATATLYQHVDTPPVPLRQRGVDISAAFDAYLLGLLAKKPEERPTAQQVSDWFRTDAWRGRAEPLPAPKPASRRAPSPTRSAAPAPVSPAAAPPAPVGPSTYRLPQPTGRRRSAASRSAPARRRSTREAIRRRPRVASAIAGTATFLAAVYLGMILFSPDSSSADTPAPTPSGPASQGVQDGQGGQDSGDNQDGGQQPQQDHGQPDSHEQEDDERDD
- a CDS encoding DNA polymerase ligase N-terminal domain-containing protein, which produces MRNDGVPGPRPDGAPRPCFVVQIHDARRMHFDFRLEVDGVLKSWAVPRGPSENPSDRRLAVETEDHPLEYREFEGVIPQGESGSGTMIVWDQGTYEPLGHDQQGGAVPFAESLALGHATFWLHGSKLHGEFALTRFRVGDEPESGGREAWLLIKAADRLAVRGRPGSPDPYHARSARTGRTLHQVALAAARGDGD
- a CDS encoding HAD family hydrolase — its product is MTSRPGPQVIFDLDGTLVDSEPNYYEAGRRLLARYGVTGFGWEDHTRFIGIGTRQTLETLRSEYGIDAPVDELLAGKNALYLELAGASTEVFGQMRVFVERLHAARVPMAVASGSSRAAIGAVLAVTGLDAYIPLYVSAEEVAHGKPEPDVFLEAARRLGAEPGDCVVLEDAPPGAAAARAAGMRCIAVPYVPATASDPAFATADLLFAQGQSAFTAEAAYGWLLGGAEEAGRPAGPGART
- a CDS encoding aldo/keto reductase — encoded protein: MILMEQRTLGRTGRDVSVVGQGTWQLGGDWGEVGESDAFDVLDAAVDSGVTFFDTADVYGDGRSEQLIGRYLKNRPDADVLVATKMGRRADQVPESYVLDNFRTWNDRSRANLGVDTLDLVQLHCPPSSVYSSDAVYDALDTLVDEQRIAAYAVSVETCAEALTAIARPGVASVQIILNPFRLKPLDEVLPAAVAAGVGIIARVPLASGLLSGKYTKDTVFGPDDHRTYNRHGEAFDRGETFSGIDYATGVAAAAEFAALAPEGATPAQTALRWIIQQPGVTSVIPGARSVEQARANAAAAALPPLTQSTLDAVRELYDRSIRPEVHDRW
- a CDS encoding FAD-dependent oxidoreductase, whose protein sequence is MRELSPEPEPEPAAEPAAAGGHAGEPVGRAGEDAQVIVVGAGPAGSSAAYHLARAGVDVILLEKARFPREKVCGDGLTPRAVHRLIRMGVDISAPGWVRSRGMRWVAGEHRVHIDWPALGRYPDFGLSRSRHDFDDILARHAVAAGARLFSGWKAEAPLTDRAGRVTGVTARSDSPDVPGSPDAPGSPDAPGPSGPRTQIGTGAKTPARTPVDFRAPVVIAADGASARLALALGLERDPRRQIATAARRYYRSPERSQEEYLELWADLRFPDHGPYLPGYGWIFPMADGRVNVGLGALPHRRHGKADLRATLDQWLARTPEEWGLREENAQGPVRSAALPLGFNRHPLYARGLLLVGDSGGMVSPWNGEGIAQALEAGEVAAETAALALAHPEGPRREQVLRGYPVEMHHRWGRHYRLGNAAADVIFSRSGFQPVLNRYVMNSPFLLNTLARLLTDLTDKPSRDVIDHVLNTAFRVVPAPKPGRAPARRLRPGLGRAVR
- a CDS encoding twin-arginine translocase TatA/TatE family subunit codes for the protein MFGIGELTILLLVIVAVLAVKRLPDLVRSAGKAARILKSEKQALKEEDGGPSQPSPRVIRGETTERDTTA
- a CDS encoding glycoside hydrolase family 16 protein — encoded protein: MTVHRPHHPARTHSRRRRTALYAASLLCCSALLATLPGGASAAPVPAPAPGPAAVVFADDFDGPAGSAVDGSKWQLETGDNVNNHERQYYTGGNSNAALDGQGNLVITARKENPGNYQCWYGTCEYTSARLNTAGKFSAAYGHVEARIKVPRGQGMWPAFWMLGDDFGNVGWPQSGEIDIMENVGFEPGTVHGTLHGPGYSGAEGIGAGYTLPDGAAFADDFHTFAVDWAPDSITWSVDGNVFQRRTPADLGGKEWVFNKPFFLILNLAVGGFWPGDPDGSTPFPSQLVIDYVRVTTND
- a CDS encoding Lrp/AsnC family transcriptional regulator, with protein sequence MAVDALDTRILRLLIEQPRTSVREYARILGVARGTLQARLDRLERDGVITGTGPTLSPAALGHPVLAFVHLEVTQGHLVEVGDALAAVPEIIEAFSTTGGGDLLTRVVARDNGHLEDVIQRLIQLPGVVRTRTDVALRERVAHRVLPLVESVGRAAGGQS
- a CDS encoding hemolysin family protein encodes the protein MIAALLGLLAVFVLTAGTGYFVAQEFAYVSADRLTLSREAAAGDKRAARAVKVLERLSFMLSGAQLGITVTGLIVGFLAEPSVSALLRPVLEGIGLPAGAVSAVSVTLSFVLATVIQMVLGELAPKNLALAVPERLAKSLATSTLIYLRIVGPVIHIFDSAANRLLRRIGIEPVEELHHGATLEELGHLIGESHEQGELPAATAELVDHALDFSERNLGEVMVVRADVTFVRRDAMALEAVELIARHGHSNYPVLGDHPDDPAGVLGVRELMGLPAADLGRTTAGELARRPLLLPEIMKLPAAVAEMRERDDEFAVVLDEHGGLAGIVTYEDIAEELVGEISDESDTVAELAVADGSGWIVDAGSRLDEIEEATGIVLPEEGDYDTLAGLIIDRLGRFPTVGDRLTVADVRIEVRTLDRHVAEYVRIEHTEPAQQAHQADQAQPAEQAQRAEQTQRTEHGEQEPQA
- a CDS encoding hemolysin family protein, whose amino-acid sequence is MSFPMALFVTVLLLIGSGFFVAAEFALVASKRHRMEQAALAGQRGAKAALAGMRELSLMLAGAQLGITVCTLGLGSLSKPAISHELDPLLQRLGLPTALSYGIAFALAMIIVVFLHMVVGEMAPKSWAIAHPERSAMLLSPAFRAVVKVVRPLIRVLNTVSNALVRLCRVTPRDELTSVHNRDQLTHLIEESERLGLISKGDSGLVTRSLTEPQTPVAEFQIPAERIVTVPAGADLDRILAVATSADRTRLLVRDGERVLGTVHARDALVARAGGRSVTARALARPVPELAPDETAAHAVERLRERHATLAVVRDGEGRLSGLVSLDDLLARLLHPPTTA
- a CDS encoding ion transporter → MTDRTARTPRRRQAVAGRCREITEARWFAVLVFALILANAAVLGIETYSGLSDCWQQGLRTTEYAFLAAFTVEILLRAGAHADRPKDFFRDPWNLFDLVVVLSAFLPVIRENGTVLRLLRLARVLRAARFLPQLRIILVAVGRSLPGTASFLLVGGLLLYLYAMVGWICFSAEDPEHFGSLGRAVLTLFLLMTLDGLGDAVRAGLEISRWSILYYASYVLLASFVLVNVLIGVVITSLDEARSMEADEDEDAARPAESPAAGAQPPYTGDPVLLRARVAAARRALDDLERALADASPGTGPPDPLPGRPPGGSRTVASSGG